A region of Saimiri boliviensis isolate mSaiBol1 chromosome 10, mSaiBol1.pri, whole genome shotgun sequence DNA encodes the following proteins:
- the LOC101039923 gene encoding LOW QUALITY PROTEIN: olfactory receptor 6V1-like (The sequence of the model RefSeq protein was modified relative to this genomic sequence to represent the inferred CDS: deleted 1 base in 1 codon), giving the protein MPISYYFPTPRRCHIEWASSTMGNYSIIRECELLGFSHLHEFQVLLFAVILLIYVLTLLGNLAIISLTFLDFRLQSPMYFFLCNFSLMEMLVTATVLPTMLADLLSTHRTMSLVECLTQSFFYFSLDSTNFLILTVMAFDCYVAICRPLHYPTIISGPVCVKLVVACWMFWFLSIVSHTLQKTRLWFCGPNVIDHYFCDSALLLKLAGSDTRPTECMDLFLSLIFVMTTMLLIILSYIPIVPAVLHIPSSSGHQKAFSTCASHLTVVVLGYGSAIFIYVRPGKGHSAHLNKVVALVTAVVTPFLNPFVFTFRNEKVKEVMEDVTKRIFLRDPAAWR; this is encoded by the exons ATGCCAATCTCCTACTATTTCCCAACTCCTCGCAGGTGTCACATAGAATGGGCATCAAGTACAATGGGTAACTACAGCATTATCAGGGAGTGTGAGCTCCTGGGATTTTCTCATCTCCATGAGTTCCAGGTTCTGCTGTTTGCTGTGATCCTGTTGATATATGTGCTGACACTGCTGGGCAACCTGGCCATCATCAGCCTCACTTTCCTTGACTTCCGCCTTCAGTCACCTATGTACTTCTTCCTCTGCAACTTCTCCCTCATGGAGATGCTGGTCACCGCCACTGTATTACCTACGATGCTGGCAGACCTGCTATCCACTCACAGGACCATGTCCCTGGTCGAATGCCTAACCCAGTCTTTCTTTTACTTCTCCCTGGACTCCACCAACTTCCTGATCCTC ACTGTCATGGCCTTTGATTGCTACGTGGCCATCTGCCGCCCCCTGCACTACCCAACCATCATAAGCGGTCCAGTGTGTGTGAAGCTGGTGGTGGCCTGTTGGATGTTCTGGTTCCTCTCCATTGTCTCTCACACACTGCAGAAAACACGGCTCTGGTTCTGTGGCCCTAATGTCATTGACCACTACTTCTGTGACTCTGCCCTACTACTCAAGCTTGCCGGCTCTGACACCCGCCCCACTGAGTGCATGGACCTCTTCCTGTCCCTGATCTTTGTGATGACCACCATGCTGCTCATCATTCTCTCCTACATCCCCATTGTGCCTGCTGTGCTGCACATCCCCTCCTCCTCTGGGCACCAGAAAGCCTTCTCCACCTGTGCCTCTCACCTCACAGTGGTGGTTCTGGGCTATGGCAGTGCCATCTTCATCTATGTGAGGCCAGGCAAGGGCCACTCCGCACACCTCAACAAGGTGGTGGCCCTGGTGACTGCAGTGGTAACCCCTTTCCTTAACCCCTTTGTCTTCACCTTCCGGAATGAGAAAGTCAAGGAGGTCATGGAGGATGTGACCAAAAGGATCTTCCTTAGAGACCCAGCAGCCTGGAGGTGA